The Kangiella marina genome window below encodes:
- a CDS encoding RNA polymerase sigma factor: MNKELKELIPVIRRFAFSLTGSDHDADDLMQNTLERILDKGVPDDANLTKWAFRVCRNLWIDEYRSRKVRQEATQKPELQESAIDGDKVITNQITIAQVQRAMNQMPEELRSILSLVVVEGLSYKEAANTLDIPVGTVMSRISRARVAMVNWFKDHDMRIFA, translated from the coding sequence ATGAACAAAGAACTTAAAGAGCTTATACCGGTGATTAGGCGTTTCGCCTTTTCTTTGACAGGCTCTGACCATGATGCGGATGATTTAATGCAGAATACCTTGGAGCGCATTTTAGATAAAGGCGTTCCAGATGATGCCAATCTCACTAAATGGGCCTTTCGAGTTTGTCGCAACCTGTGGATTGATGAATATCGCTCGCGCAAAGTTCGTCAAGAAGCCACCCAAAAACCCGAGTTACAAGAATCGGCCATCGATGGCGATAAAGTTATTACCAACCAAATTACCATTGCGCAAGTTCAGCGTGCGATGAACCAGATGCCTGAGGAGCTTCGCTCGATACTGTCACTGGTCGTGGTCGAAGGTTTAAGTTATAAGGAAGCGGCCAACACTCTCGATATCCCTGTCGGAACGGTCATGAGCCGAATATCTCGCGCTCGCGTGGCTATGGTTAACTGGTTTAAAGACCATGATATGAGGATCTTCGCATGA
- a CDS encoding CC0125/CC1285 family lipoprotein, translated as MMTLIYRLLSIAAFVVFIAGCSTQYPYTPTHSIGHGNFSEKVGDNLYRVHHKILINSPTQAQQLAVSHARSLTRDMQLDWFVIVQQQLVTEVLIDPHNNTVQRNQCSQQNCQQSSYQNPYFKTQFKSRDDAATTEAILHIRMGKGLRPDDVQSYDAHTST; from the coding sequence ATGATGACACTGATCTATCGTTTATTATCTATTGCTGCTTTCGTTGTATTCATAGCGGGGTGCTCCACTCAGTACCCCTATACCCCCACTCACTCCATAGGTCACGGCAATTTCTCGGAGAAAGTAGGTGATAACCTCTATCGTGTTCATCATAAAATCCTTATCAACAGCCCAACGCAAGCACAACAATTAGCGGTTAGTCACGCCCGCTCACTGACTCGCGACATGCAATTAGATTGGTTCGTTATCGTACAACAGCAGCTTGTCACCGAAGTACTGATTGATCCCCACAACAATACTGTTCAGCGTAATCAGTGCAGTCAGCAGAACTGCCAGCAATCAAGCTACCAAAATCCTTATTTTAAAACACAATTTAAGTCTAGAGATGACGCTGCCACGACGGAAGCTATTCTTCATATCCGCATGGGCAAAGGCTTACGACCAGATGATGTTCAGAGCTATGACGCCCACACTTCGACTTAG
- a CDS encoding YifB family Mg chelatase-like AAA ATPase, whose amino-acid sequence MSLAVVFSRAGMGIEAPLVTVEVHLSHGLPCLNIVGLPEAAVKESKDRVRSAIINSNFEFPARRITINLAPADLPKDGGRFDLPIALGILAASEQIPTDRLTHFEFIGELALTGELRPVKGSLPVALACTASNRTLIVPKDNADEAGLVPSNNSQYASHLLEVCKSLSQQQTLPACESKTSINGQDFSVDMADVIAQESAKRAMLIAASGKHHLMFIGPPGTGKSMLASRMPTILSKMSEAEAKESASIYSVSHLGFDAQKFFSRKYRDPHHSCSAPALIGGGSQPKPGEISLAHKGVLFLDELTEFSRQVLDNLREPLETGRVTISRAAHQAEYPADFLLLAATNPCPCGHFGNQKQHCRCTPDQIRRYLSKISGPLLDRIDMQVEVPLISQDDLLNGKNSRHITSFDLRQSVEACQRVQLQRQGRLNGQLESSDIDDFCVLAKGSKDLLTKALTQLNLSARSYHRILKVSRTIADLEQAPLIEPKHISETLNYRKMERYLAQLP is encoded by the coding sequence ATGTCACTTGCTGTTGTTTTTTCCCGTGCAGGGATGGGGATCGAGGCACCTTTGGTTACCGTTGAAGTTCATTTATCGCATGGCTTACCCTGTTTGAATATTGTGGGGCTTCCTGAGGCGGCGGTTAAAGAAAGTAAGGATCGAGTGCGTAGTGCGATTATTAATTCTAACTTTGAGTTTCCCGCTCGGCGTATCACGATTAATCTCGCACCAGCTGACTTACCGAAAGATGGTGGTCGTTTTGACTTACCGATTGCGTTAGGGATTTTAGCGGCCTCCGAGCAAATTCCGACAGACAGACTCACGCATTTCGAGTTCATCGGCGAGCTTGCCTTAACGGGTGAGCTTCGCCCTGTTAAAGGTTCACTGCCAGTGGCTTTAGCGTGCACTGCTTCCAATCGCACACTCATCGTTCCCAAAGATAATGCCGATGAAGCCGGACTAGTACCATCTAACAATTCACAGTATGCCTCGCATTTGTTGGAAGTCTGTAAGAGTCTAAGCCAGCAACAGACTCTTCCCGCTTGTGAGTCTAAGACTTCAATCAATGGGCAGGATTTTTCAGTTGATATGGCTGATGTGATTGCCCAAGAGTCGGCTAAACGCGCCATGTTGATTGCCGCCAGCGGCAAGCACCATTTGATGTTTATTGGTCCGCCCGGCACGGGGAAAAGTATGCTAGCTTCTCGAATGCCGACCATTTTATCTAAAATGTCTGAAGCTGAAGCTAAAGAATCAGCCTCTATTTATTCCGTCAGTCACTTAGGGTTCGATGCTCAGAAGTTTTTTAGTCGAAAATATCGCGACCCACATCATTCTTGCTCGGCACCAGCATTAATCGGTGGCGGCAGCCAGCCAAAACCCGGAGAAATCAGTCTCGCTCATAAAGGCGTCCTTTTTCTAGATGAACTGACCGAGTTTTCTCGCCAAGTCCTCGATAATTTACGCGAACCTCTCGAAACCGGTCGCGTCACGATTTCTCGTGCCGCGCATCAGGCTGAATACCCAGCTGACTTTTTGCTGCTTGCAGCGACTAACCCTTGTCCTTGTGGTCATTTTGGTAATCAAAAACAACACTGTCGCTGTACTCCCGATCAAATTCGACGTTATCTTAGTAAGATCTCTGGCCCGCTGCTTGATCGGATCGATATGCAGGTCGAGGTCCCCCTTATTTCGCAAGATGACTTACTTAACGGCAAAAACTCACGCCACATTACCAGCTTCGACCTTCGGCAAAGCGTTGAAGCCTGCCAACGTGTTCAACTGCAACGCCAAGGCCGTCTTAATGGTCAGCTTGAATCATCGGATATCGATGACTTTTGTGTTTTGGCTAAAGGCTCCAAAGATTTATTGACCAAAGCGCTGACCCAACTTAATTTATCTGCTCGCTCCTATCACCGGATATTAAAAGTCTCGCGAACAATCGCTGATCTTGAGCAAGCCCCGCTAATCGAACCAAAACACATCAGTGAAACACTAAACTATCGGAAAATGGAGCGCTATCTAGCACAACTTCCTTAG
- a CDS encoding surface lipoprotein assembly modifier → MKYVLTPICLFCFSSSVIANTESDYGVTLEAGATHNSELVVEEIDQRSANGDLGRYLSLDLNGELTFQESFSVKAGYNISDTDYQDTDDFDLTIQRLYGDASYEFSGFTVGVNQHQILADLAGQEFLDMDRSGIYLSKLLNNRIFIRSEYTTTNKEFDDLPDRNASNDALGIDTYFFYNQAKAFFSVGYTSEDEQANASELSYDGDVYRATVSSKFGDNDAHKLQLKWRYYNRDYQGLLPELNTPRNDERHAVTFSWDYYFTPEFALATQLQRTTSDSNVESADYTANEIELLLRLEL, encoded by the coding sequence ATGAAGTATGTACTGACCCCAATTTGTTTATTTTGCTTTAGCTCAAGTGTTATTGCTAATACCGAAAGTGATTATGGTGTCACTCTTGAAGCTGGCGCTACTCACAACTCTGAACTTGTTGTTGAAGAAATTGATCAGCGCAGCGCCAATGGTGATCTTGGCCGTTACTTGTCGCTTGATCTTAACGGAGAGCTGACTTTTCAGGAGAGTTTTTCCGTCAAGGCCGGTTACAACATTTCAGATACCGATTACCAAGACACTGATGATTTTGATTTAACGATTCAACGCTTATACGGCGATGCCTCTTATGAATTTTCCGGCTTTACGGTCGGCGTTAACCAGCATCAAATCCTTGCTGATTTAGCAGGCCAAGAGTTTTTAGATATGGATCGTTCCGGCATTTACCTTTCAAAGTTATTGAATAATCGTATTTTTATTCGTTCGGAGTACACCACCACTAATAAAGAGTTTGATGATCTTCCTGATCGCAATGCTTCTAATGATGCTTTAGGAATTGATACTTATTTCTTTTACAACCAAGCTAAAGCTTTTTTTAGCGTCGGTTACACTTCCGAAGACGAGCAAGCTAATGCTAGCGAGCTCAGCTATGACGGTGACGTCTATCGAGCTACCGTATCCAGCAAGTTTGGTGATAATGATGCCCATAAACTGCAACTTAAATGGCGTTACTACAACCGTGATTATCAAGGGCTTTTACCTGAGCTGAACACGCCAAGAAACGATGAGCGTCATGCAGTGACTTTTTCTTGGGATTACTATTTCACGCCAGAGTTTGCATTAGCTACTCAACTTCAAAGAACGACATCGGACTCTAACGTTGAGTCTGCGGATTACACCGCTAATGAAATTGAATTACTGCTTAGGCTAGAACTTTAA
- a CDS encoding integron integrase: protein MAKSPCIRTVRNTLRANHYSYQTERSYIFWIKDFIRFHKMEHPQNLSEQDISDYLTYLAVSRNVSSNTQNQSLNALVFLYKQVLGNPFGKLPSIQRAKKPKRLPTVFSRKEIACIFACLEDEALTFASLLYGSGLRISEALRLRVKDIDFTNSSITVRASKGDKDRTTILSGHSTSLLHTQLQNSQRVFILNKQNSHWNGVHLPKALGKKYPNAHYQWGWQFVFPSRTNPPDLITGVRRGFHRHPRTIGKLLNTAFKQANITKHATSHAFRHSFATHLLEDGYDIRTVQELLGHKNVETTQVYTHVMNKGANAVKSPLDNL, encoded by the coding sequence ATGGCTAAATCTCCATGTATTCGAACTGTTCGAAATACCTTGCGCGCCAATCATTACAGCTATCAAACAGAAAGGAGCTATATTTTCTGGATTAAAGACTTTATTCGATTTCATAAAATGGAGCACCCGCAAAACCTTTCTGAACAGGATATCAGCGATTACTTGACCTACTTGGCGGTTTCTAGAAACGTATCTTCAAATACTCAAAATCAGTCGCTTAATGCTTTAGTTTTTCTTTATAAGCAAGTGTTAGGCAACCCTTTTGGTAAGTTACCGAGTATTCAGCGCGCAAAGAAGCCTAAAAGATTACCCACTGTTTTCTCTAGAAAAGAAATCGCTTGTATTTTTGCATGTCTCGAGGATGAAGCTCTAACCTTTGCTTCTCTATTATATGGGAGCGGACTTAGAATCTCGGAAGCATTAAGGTTGCGCGTTAAGGATATTGATTTTACAAACTCAAGTATCACTGTTAGAGCAAGCAAGGGAGATAAGGATCGGACCACGATTTTATCAGGTCACTCTACCTCTCTATTACATACCCAGCTGCAAAACAGTCAAAGAGTTTTTATCCTGAACAAGCAAAACAGTCATTGGAATGGAGTCCACTTACCCAAAGCGCTTGGTAAAAAATATCCCAATGCCCACTATCAATGGGGGTGGCAGTTTGTTTTTCCTTCGCGCACCAATCCTCCCGATCTCATCACGGGGGTTCGTCGAGGCTTTCATCGTCATCCAAGAACCATTGGTAAACTACTAAACACCGCTTTTAAACAAGCAAATATTACTAAACACGCTACTAGCCATGCCTTTCGGCACTCTTTTGCCACTCATTTACTTGAAGATGGTTACGATATTCGAACTGTTCAAGAATTATTAGGGCATAAGAATGTTGAAACCACTCAGGTTTATACTCACGTTATGAACAAAGGGGCAAATGCCGTTAAAAGCCCTCTTGATAATTTATAA
- a CDS encoding DUF2784 domain-containing protein yields the protein MDEKLLFQILADAILVLHVTVVLFVVVGLILIIVGNIRHWTWVNRWWFRLLHLGTILFVVAEAWLGVVCPLTQFEMWLRESAGSATYDGSFIEYWLQQLLYWDFPSWVFLMLYTGFALVVIITWVVFPPKRR from the coding sequence ATGGATGAAAAACTACTATTTCAGATACTCGCCGATGCGATTTTAGTACTGCATGTTACTGTGGTGCTGTTTGTCGTTGTCGGATTGATTCTGATCATCGTTGGCAATATACGGCATTGGACTTGGGTCAACCGTTGGTGGTTTCGGCTATTGCATTTAGGGACGATACTCTTTGTTGTCGCTGAAGCGTGGTTGGGAGTGGTATGTCCTTTAACACAATTCGAAATGTGGTTAAGGGAATCGGCTGGTAGCGCCACTTATGACGGAAGTTTTATCGAGTATTGGTTACAACAGTTGCTCTACTGGGATTTTCCAAGTTGGGTATTCTTAATGCTGTATACCGGTTTTGCGTTAGTGGTGATAATAACGTGGGTGGTCTTTCCGCCGAAACGAAGGTGA
- a CDS encoding S8 family serine peptidase encodes MKSSIVFSIVMVVSSLQAGAAADVVGKTVGGINDKIMDQTVLKDQLKGIRETTPAVPDEVLEKINQNIDQLDSLAENSLNPLRLGSEALQIMTTQGETIFVEVEVEDGWRAIEREWLVTIEDGDLELLKKLAVEIEEEQQLSHLGMTVVRFKIPKDQSEEKIRGQLPDRIAKQLGRNHVYEASSTVSSDNAGNGVKQSTCKDSIKVGMIDTAINEEHAAFETANLTQRNFMQKGVSVPKAHGTAVAGLLVGKDQLVPLLPQSQLYAASVFYPRNKYSQGATLMHLIKALDWLLGENVSVINMSLTGPDNPLLQAAISQVVEKNIGVIAAAGNEGPAASPRYPAAYEGVIAATAVDSANEIYRWANQGEYVDFSALGVAIKTARMNNEYGYESGTSMATPIVTAKIACQLQQAKSIRTSKERLQQEVIDLGEPGKDRIYGYGKLE; translated from the coding sequence ATGAAGAGTTCTATCGTATTCAGTATCGTCATGGTGGTGTCATCCTTGCAAGCGGGTGCGGCCGCAGATGTTGTTGGTAAAACAGTGGGCGGTATTAATGACAAAATAATGGATCAGACCGTGCTCAAAGATCAGCTAAAAGGAATTAGGGAAACCACACCAGCAGTACCGGATGAAGTGTTAGAAAAGATTAATCAGAACATTGATCAATTAGACAGTCTGGCAGAGAACAGCCTTAATCCATTGAGGTTGGGTAGTGAAGCTCTGCAAATTATGACGACTCAAGGTGAAACCATTTTTGTCGAGGTGGAAGTTGAAGATGGCTGGCGCGCCATAGAAAGGGAATGGTTAGTGACGATTGAGGACGGAGATCTTGAACTGTTAAAAAAACTGGCTGTAGAAATCGAGGAAGAACAACAGTTAAGTCATTTAGGCATGACGGTGGTTAGATTTAAAATTCCAAAAGATCAAAGTGAAGAAAAAATCAGAGGGCAGCTGCCTGATCGTATAGCAAAACAACTCGGTAGAAATCATGTATACGAAGCCAGCAGTACTGTCAGTAGTGATAATGCTGGAAACGGTGTAAAGCAAAGTACCTGTAAGGATTCGATTAAGGTAGGAATGATCGATACAGCGATCAATGAGGAGCATGCTGCCTTTGAAACTGCTAATTTGACGCAAAGAAATTTTATGCAAAAAGGTGTCTCAGTCCCAAAGGCACACGGCACCGCAGTGGCAGGTTTGTTGGTCGGCAAGGATCAGCTGGTTCCTCTACTGCCGCAGTCACAACTGTATGCGGCGTCAGTGTTTTATCCGCGTAATAAATACTCTCAAGGCGCTACATTAATGCATCTCATAAAAGCGCTAGACTGGTTGTTAGGAGAGAATGTGAGCGTTATTAACATGAGTTTAACGGGGCCAGACAATCCATTACTACAAGCGGCAATCAGTCAGGTGGTTGAAAAAAACATTGGCGTTATTGCGGCCGCTGGTAATGAAGGCCCAGCAGCATCACCAAGATATCCTGCTGCCTATGAAGGCGTCATTGCAGCCACTGCTGTGGATAGTGCTAATGAAATTTATCGTTGGGCCAACCAAGGAGAGTATGTTGATTTTTCGGCACTGGGCGTGGCAATCAAAACGGCAAGAATGAATAATGAGTATGGATACGAAAGTGGAACCTCAATGGCAACGCCGATAGTCACGGCAAAGATAGCATGCCAATTGCAACAAGCGAAAAGTATTAGAACCAGTAAAGAGCGGCTACAGCAAGAAGTGATAGATTTAGGAGAACCTGGAAAAGACCGAATTTACGGTTATGGTAAGTTGGAATAA
- a CDS encoding metalloregulator ArsR/SmtB family transcription factor, translated as METHSITDAMQQNSAQAARFLKNISNEKRLLILCILHEKELSVGQLNDMLPNLSQSALSQHLALLRKEGLVSTRRDSQTIFYRLSSKEVAEIIHLLHKLYCQEGCS; from the coding sequence ATGGAAACACACAGTATTACAGATGCAATGCAGCAAAACTCTGCCCAGGCAGCGCGCTTTTTAAAGAATATCTCTAATGAGAAGCGTCTTCTTATCTTGTGCATTTTGCATGAAAAAGAACTTTCCGTCGGTCAGTTGAACGATATGCTGCCCAATCTAAGTCAATCAGCCTTATCCCAACATTTAGCGCTTCTTAGAAAAGAAGGACTGGTTTCCACGCGCAGAGACTCGCAAACGATTTTCTATCGCTTATCCTCAAAGGAGGTAGCAGAAATCATTCACTTACTCCATAAACTCTACTGTCAGGAGGGCTGTTCATGA
- a CDS encoding rhodanese-like domain-containing protein, translating to MKPCVVDYIATIKNQITEVSCEDISNNLPKDALLIDVREPAETQQGMIPEAINIPRGVLEFKLFGHDAVAGIDDQALFNKPIYLYCASGGRSACSALALQQLGFNHVYSVAGGFKSWCDSGGSQVKP from the coding sequence ATGAAACCTTGTGTCGTCGACTATATTGCAACAATAAAAAATCAAATCACGGAAGTTTCTTGCGAAGATATTAGCAATAACTTACCCAAAGATGCGCTCCTTATCGACGTAAGAGAGCCTGCTGAAACACAACAAGGCATGATCCCTGAAGCGATCAATATTCCACGCGGTGTGTTAGAGTTCAAACTGTTTGGACATGACGCAGTTGCTGGCATTGATGACCAAGCTTTATTTAACAAACCCATCTACCTGTACTGTGCTTCAGGCGGACGCTCAGCATGCTCCGCTCTTGCCTTACAGCAGTTAGGCTTTAATCATGTTTATTCAGTAGCGGGTGGTTTTAAAAGCTGGTGTGACAGTGGCGGCTCACAAGTTAAGCCGTAA
- a CDS encoding cytochrome b encodes MTKKEDTMALKDTKARYGQVSRLLHWGIALLIIWQFLSAAAHFFFDETAIEAFFWPTHKPVGVLILLLMSVRVVWALVNMANRPSAVSLISRLGHFTLYAFLLAIPTVALLRQYGSGRSFEPFGIPLFSGFEGEKIQWMIDLGSLLHSTLGWILLAFIIGHIGMVFWHKYSTKGENVLPRMWGRDDK; translated from the coding sequence ATGACGAAAAAAGAGGATACGATGGCACTAAAAGATACTAAAGCGCGCTATGGCCAAGTCAGCCGGTTGTTGCATTGGGGAATCGCACTCTTAATCATCTGGCAGTTTTTAAGTGCGGCGGCGCACTTCTTCTTTGATGAGACGGCAATCGAAGCCTTCTTTTGGCCAACCCATAAACCTGTTGGTGTTTTAATCCTGTTACTGATGAGTGTTCGTGTTGTGTGGGCTCTGGTCAACATGGCCAATCGTCCATCAGCAGTGAGTCTAATTTCACGTCTAGGGCATTTCACTTTATATGCATTCTTGTTAGCCATCCCGACAGTAGCCCTGTTGCGACAATATGGGTCAGGCAGAAGTTTCGAGCCGTTTGGTATACCGTTGTTTTCTGGCTTTGAGGGTGAAAAAATACAGTGGATGATCGATTTAGGCAGTCTGCTTCACAGCACTTTAGGCTGGATATTGTTGGCATTCATCATTGGCCATATTGGCATGGTTTTTTGGCATAAATACAGCACAAAAGGTGAGAATGTTCTGCCTCGAATGTGGGGCCGGGACGACAAATAA
- a CDS encoding OmpA family protein — protein MLRVFIVFMVSLGGAVSSHAEDIDGGKDHPLTGRFEGSEIIKYEERAFDEYQFIIEPLTSNDKNAHGQHMMRKEGKLTRITYRAPEGASSLAVFRAYQEALVEHDAEIVFQCSGNSGDQSCTSKGSGNNFKYAAPGYSAITLLFMNAQNEQTRYLVAKKSRPEGDAYISVHVIQNARTNSKKDSERAFVQVDVIEEKAQQSKVVMIKASEMAEQIDQSGKVALYGLYFDTNKATIKAASKPTLDEIAKLLKENPSLKLLVVGHSDNQGDFDYNVDLSKRRAASVKQALVEDYGVNASRLKPWGVGYAAPVASNSDDDGRSKNRRVELVAQ, from the coding sequence ATGTTGCGGGTATTTATTGTTTTTATGGTGAGTTTAGGGGGTGCGGTAAGCAGCCATGCCGAAGATATTGACGGTGGAAAAGATCACCCTTTAACAGGACGCTTTGAAGGTTCAGAAATCATTAAATATGAAGAGCGAGCTTTCGATGAGTATCAGTTTATTATTGAGCCGCTAACATCAAACGACAAAAATGCGCATGGCCAACACATGATGCGTAAAGAGGGAAAGTTGACCCGAATTACGTATCGTGCACCAGAGGGCGCGAGTAGCTTGGCAGTTTTTAGAGCATACCAAGAGGCGTTAGTTGAACACGATGCAGAGATTGTTTTTCAGTGCAGCGGCAACAGCGGCGATCAATCTTGTACTAGCAAAGGTAGTGGAAATAATTTTAAGTATGCTGCGCCAGGATATAGCGCGATTACCTTGTTGTTTATGAACGCGCAGAATGAACAAACTCGTTATTTGGTGGCGAAGAAATCACGTCCAGAAGGTGATGCGTATATTTCGGTGCATGTGATCCAGAATGCACGAACTAATAGTAAAAAAGACAGCGAACGAGCGTTTGTACAAGTGGATGTGATCGAGGAAAAAGCTCAGCAAAGTAAAGTCGTGATGATTAAAGCCAGCGAAATGGCAGAGCAAATAGATCAAAGCGGTAAGGTGGCTTTGTACGGTCTCTATTTCGATACGAATAAGGCGACGATTAAGGCTGCGTCTAAACCGACCCTTGATGAAATAGCCAAGCTGCTGAAAGAAAACCCAAGCTTAAAGCTATTGGTTGTTGGTCACAGCGATAACCAGGGCGACTTTGATTACAATGTGGATTTATCGAAACGTCGTGCGGCTTCCGTAAAACAGGCGTTGGTCGAAGATTATGGCGTCAATGCATCACGTCTTAAGCCTTGGGGGGTAGGTTACGCAGCTCCAGTAGCAAGTAATAGTGATGATGACGGTCGATCGAAAAATCGACGGGTCGAATTAGTTGCTCAGTAA
- a CDS encoding aminotransferase class V-fold PLP-dependent enzyme, with amino-acid sequence MTLTEHFSRFRKHIIGDGHDYSETSINGNILYADWTASGRLYGPIEKFISHHLGPYVANTHTETTLTGTTMTEAYHDAQKIIKQHVNAHDSDVLIAAGSGMTLVINKFQRMLGLRVPEKWRERLQIAEHEKPLILVTHMEHHSNQTTWHECEVTLEIVRSGDDGRPDLNHMRELLEQYKDRLIKIGSFTACSNVTGITTPYHEMAELMHEYDGLCFVDFAASAPYVDINMHPENPAQRLDAIFMSPHKFLGGPGSSGILIFDDKLYDCKVPDQPGGGTVSWTNPWGEHRFFDNIEAREDGGTPAFLQTIKAALSIKLKDAMQVSKIEQREQELVKILLNGLRQHPDIRILEDQQNDRLCIVSFYVLGIHHNLLVRLLNDRFGVQSRGGCSCAGTYGHLLLGVDQLKSHEITNRIDQGDLTDKPGWVRISLHPTNTDEEAQFLVESIIKVIDNAEDWSLDYDFEQSSGEFRPKDSGKTLKSLSDFNPL; translated from the coding sequence ATGACTTTAACCGAGCACTTCTCTCGCTTTCGCAAACACATTATTGGCGATGGCCACGATTACTCCGAGACGAGTATTAACGGCAATATTCTTTACGCTGACTGGACTGCGAGCGGTCGACTTTATGGTCCTATCGAAAAGTTCATCAGCCATCATCTGGGCCCTTATGTCGCCAACACTCATACCGAAACCACGCTGACGGGGACGACTATGACCGAGGCGTATCATGATGCTCAAAAAATCATTAAGCAGCATGTCAATGCCCACGACAGTGATGTTCTGATCGCCGCCGGCTCTGGTATGACTTTGGTCATTAATAAATTCCAGCGGATGTTGGGGCTGCGCGTTCCTGAAAAATGGCGCGAACGATTGCAAATCGCTGAGCATGAAAAACCCTTGATACTGGTTACTCACATGGAACACCACTCCAATCAAACCACTTGGCATGAATGCGAGGTCACTTTAGAAATTGTTCGCTCTGGTGATGATGGTCGTCCAGACTTAAATCATATGCGCGAATTGCTGGAGCAATATAAGGATCGCCTTATCAAAATTGGCTCCTTTACCGCGTGCAGCAATGTCACTGGAATCACCACGCCTTATCACGAGATGGCAGAGTTGATGCATGAGTATGATGGTTTGTGTTTTGTCGATTTTGCTGCGTCAGCACCTTATGTCGACATTAATATGCATCCCGAAAATCCGGCACAACGACTAGATGCCATTTTCATGTCCCCGCATAAATTCTTGGGCGGACCTGGTAGCAGCGGCATTTTGATCTTCGATGATAAACTCTACGACTGTAAAGTGCCCGATCAGCCGGGCGGCGGTACGGTCTCTTGGACCAATCCATGGGGTGAGCACCGTTTCTTCGATAACATTGAAGCGCGAGAAGATGGCGGCACACCCGCTTTTTTACAAACCATAAAAGCTGCCTTATCCATCAAACTAAAAGATGCCATGCAGGTTTCTAAAATCGAGCAACGTGAACAAGAGTTAGTTAAGATTTTACTCAACGGCTTACGCCAGCACCCAGATATTCGCATTCTAGAAGATCAGCAAAATGACCGCTTATGCATCGTTTCGTTTTATGTGCTTGGCATTCATCATAACCTGCTGGTTCGTTTGCTGAACGATCGCTTTGGCGTCCAAAGTCGTGGCGGCTGCTCTTGTGCCGGAACTTACGGTCACTTACTGCTCGGCGTCGATCAGCTCAAGAGTCATGAAATTACAAACCGTATTGATCAAGGCGACTTAACCGACAAACCTGGCTGGGTACGCATCTCGCTTCACCCAACCAATACCGATGAAGAAGCGCAGTTTTTGGTCGAGTCGATTATCAAGGTTATTGATAACGCAGAAGATTGGTCACTGGACTATGACTTTGAGCAAAGCTCTGGCGAGTTTCGTCCCAAAGATAGTGGTAAAACTCTAAAATCGCTATCTGACTTTAACCCCTTATAA